In a genomic window of Panthera tigris isolate Pti1 chromosome D4, P.tigris_Pti1_mat1.1, whole genome shotgun sequence:
- the LOC122233058 gene encoding uncharacterized protein LOC122233058 isoform X2: MFSCCVPLSRSCRLRGARGRDPSRPWRQWVRSYTGRLRSLARRDPKKSTDDIGKRLVESRYTCPTELCVCPIAQEGHPGPVERVTALRFWEAGPGVGLGRPSAPRLRCKVLVHLSWDQYFESPESEPEESGAGAEAGVAPEPGPTASGSSASLQAGVESGATPAGAGEPAGDLGPVRGQRAPEQSAGSCFCWFHCSRFCSQHCSCHRPSPRPCHCPCSHMDVGQKSRD, encoded by the exons ATGTTCTCCTGTTGTGTGCCCTTGTCCCGCAGCTGCCGGCTCAGGGGAGCCCGCGGCCGCGACCCTTCCCGACCCTGGAGACAGTGGGTCAGGTCGTACACAGGACGCCTCAGGTCTCTAGCTCGTAGGGACCCAAAG AAATCAACCGATGACATCGGGAAACGATTGGTGGAATCCCGATACACCTGCCCTACAGAGTTGTGTGTGTGCCCCATCGCCCAGGAGGGCCACCCTGGACCCGTGGAGAGAGTGACTGCACTGAGGTTTTGGGAAGCAGGGCCTGGAGTTGGCCTGGGAAGGCCTTCCGCGCCCCGGCTCCGCTGTAAGGTCCTCGTTCACCTGTCCTGGGACCAGTACTTTGAGTCCCCGGAGTCAGAGCCTGAGG AGtccggggcaggagcagaagccgGTGTGGCTCCAGAGCCCGGCCCAACGGCATCGGGGTCCTCGGCGTCtctgcaggcaggggtggagtCTGGGGCGACTCCTGCAGGGGCCGGAGAGCCAGCAGGTGACCTGGGACCTGTGCGGGGACAGCGGGCACCTGAGCAGTCAGCTGGGTCCTGCTTCTGCTGGTTCCACTGTTCCCGCTTCTGCTCCCAACACTGTTCCTGCCATcgcccttctccccgcccctgccactGTCCTTGCTCCCACATGGATGTTGGCCAAAAATCAAGGGATTGA
- the LOC122233058 gene encoding uncharacterized protein LOC122233058 isoform X4 — MSLCSGCRSVHTQKSTDDIGKRLVESRYTCPTELCVCPIAQEGHPGPVERVTALRFWEAGPGVGLGRPSAPRLRCKVLVHLSWDQYFESPESEPEESGAGAEAGVAPEPGPTASGSSASLQAGVESGATPAGAGEPAGDLGPVRGQRAPEQSAGSCFCWFHCSRFCSQHCSCHRPSPRPCHCPCSHMDVGQKSRD; from the exons ATGTCACTGTGCTCCGGGTGCAGATCTGTGCACACTCAG AAATCAACCGATGACATCGGGAAACGATTGGTGGAATCCCGATACACCTGCCCTACAGAGTTGTGTGTGTGCCCCATCGCCCAGGAGGGCCACCCTGGACCCGTGGAGAGAGTGACTGCACTGAGGTTTTGGGAAGCAGGGCCTGGAGTTGGCCTGGGAAGGCCTTCCGCGCCCCGGCTCCGCTGTAAGGTCCTCGTTCACCTGTCCTGGGACCAGTACTTTGAGTCCCCGGAGTCAGAGCCTGAGG AGtccggggcaggagcagaagccgGTGTGGCTCCAGAGCCCGGCCCAACGGCATCGGGGTCCTCGGCGTCtctgcaggcaggggtggagtCTGGGGCGACTCCTGCAGGGGCCGGAGAGCCAGCAGGTGACCTGGGACCTGTGCGGGGACAGCGGGCACCTGAGCAGTCAGCTGGGTCCTGCTTCTGCTGGTTCCACTGTTCCCGCTTCTGCTCCCAACACTGTTCCTGCCATcgcccttctccccgcccctgccactGTCCTTGCTCCCACATGGATGTTGGCCAAAAATCAAGGGATTGA